The nucleotide sequence TGACGCTTCACGAGTCCACTTTTTAGCATGGATCCCTGTATCTACGACTAAACGGCAAGAACGCCACAGTTCCATTGCTAAACGACCAAAATCTGAGTAAGGATCAGAGTAGAGACCCATCTCTTTCGGGAAGAATTCACTGTAGAGTCCCCAGCCTTCAATATAAGCGGTATATCCACCAAATTTACGAAATTTAGGCACCCCTTCAAGCTCTTGTGCTATGGCTATCTGCATATGATGCCCAGGTGTACCTTCATGGTAGGCTAGTGCTTCCATTTGGTATTTAGGCATAGCCTTCATGTCGTATAGATTAGCGTAGTAAGTACCAGGGCGACTGCCATCGGGTGTTGGCTGATTATAAAATGCTTTACCAGCTGATTTTTCTCTAAATGCTTCGACACGTTTAACGATCATAGGGGCTTTAGGCTTTACATTAAACACTTCATCAAGTCGTGATGACATGTTATCGATAAGCGCGGTAGCGTCATTAAGATACGCATCACGGCCCTCATCGGTTGCTGGGTAATAGAATTGCTTATCTTCACGCATAAACGTCAAGAAATCTGCCAGTTCCCCCTTAAAGCCAACCTTGTTCATGATCCGGCGCATCTCCTGATGAATTCGGGCAACTTCTGCTAAACCAAGTTCATGGATCTGATCCGCTGTCATATTTGTAGTCGTGGTGCGGGCAAGAGCATTATTATAAAACTGCTCACCTTGAGGAAGTTTCCAAACCCCATCACGGCTATCTGCTTTAGTCTCAAGTTCAGTGATAAAGGTGATGAGTTTATTGTAAGCAGGTTGTACCTGAGTGACTAAGGCTTGTTTGGCTTCAGTTAAAAGTGCTTCTTTCTTGCTACCATTTATAGCTAATGAGTTTACTTTACCTTTGATATCAGCCCATAAAGCACTGTCTTTACCTGAGTCAAAAGGGGCA is from Shewanella sp. MTB7 and encodes:
- a CDS encoding DUF885 domain-containing protein; translated protein: MTIKTKTSLIALALTTLIGGCSTSSTSSPSVNQTPATFQAAISESERANALFETLFMENVMASPTSQTQLGIKKDYGKWDERGETANAEDLARTQRHLALLTQLDESKLNSQTSLSYSLLKQKLENDIADNQWRYYNYPVNQMYGGHSMLASFLINQHQVTSVEDANAYISRLNGIPKYLEQLEDELDIRAQKGIIAPKFVFPHVLSDSKNIISGAPFDSGKDSALWADIKGKVNSLAINGSKKEALLTEAKQALVTQVQPAYNKLITFITELETKADSRDGVWKLPQGEQFYNNALARTTTTNMTADQIHELGLAEVARIHQEMRRIMNKVGFKGELADFLTFMREDKQFYYPATDEGRDAYLNDATALIDNMSSRLDEVFNVKPKAPMIVKRVEAFREKSAGKAFYNQPTPDGSRPGTYYANLYDMKAMPKYQMEALAYHEGTPGHHMQIAIAQELEGVPKFRKFGGYTAYIEGWGLYSEFFPKEMGLYSDPYSDFGRLAMELWRSCRLVVDTGIHAKKWTREASINYYVENTPNAKSDAVKMVERHIVMPSQATAYKIGMLKILELRKKAKDALGSQFDIREFHTLILKNGPLPLDVLETQVDEWVSGIRNS